Proteins co-encoded in one Anabas testudineus chromosome 8, fAnaTes1.2, whole genome shotgun sequence genomic window:
- the nubp1 gene encoding cytosolic Fe-S cluster assembly factor nubp1 translates to MADVPDDAPEHCPGTTSEQAGKSASCQGCPNQTLCASGATKAPDPAIAEIAEKLSTVKHKILVLSGKGGVGKSTFSAHLAHALASDSTKEVALLDVDICGPSIPRIMGIEGEQVHQSGSGWSPVYVDDNLAVMSIGLLLSSPDDAVIWRGPKKNGMIKQFLRDVDWGDLDYLVVDTPPGTSDEHLSIVQYLSSTHVDGAIIITTPQEVSLQDVRKEIRFCKKVKLPIIGVVENMSGFVCPKCKNTSQIFPPTTGGAEQMCADLNLPLLGKVPLDPRIARSCDEGKSFLSEVPDSPAAEVYRRIVQSIQDYCSNHVTEQQSTT, encoded by the exons ATGGCGGACGTACCAGATGATGCCCCAGAAC ACTGCCCAGGTACAACAAGTGAGCAAGCAGGGAAGTCAGCATCATGTCAGGGCTGCCCCAACCAGACTCTGTGTGCCTCTGGAGCCACAAAGGCTCCTGACCCTG CCATAGCAGAGATAGCAGAGAAGCTGTCCACAGTCAAACACAAGATCCTTGTGCTTTCTGGAAAAGGGGGAGTGGGGAAAAGCACCTTCAGCGCACACCTGGCCCACGCCCTGGCAAGTGACAGCACAAAGGag gTTGCCCTGCTTGATGTAGATATCTGTGGTCCATCCATTCCCAGGATCATGGGCATAGAGGGAGAACAG GTTCACCAGAGTGGCTCAGGCTGGTCTCCTGTG TATGTTGATGACAATTTGGCAGTCATGTCCATCGGCCTCCTGCTCAGCAGTCCTGATGATGCTGTGATTTGGAGAGGACCCAAGAagaacg GAATGATTAAGCAGTTTTTAAGGGACGTTGACTGGGGAGACCTGGATTATCTTGTTGTGGACACGCCCCCTGGTACTTCTGATGAGCACCTGTCAATTGTCCAGTACTTAAGCTCCACCCACGTTGATGGAGCCATCATCATTACCACACCACAG GAGGTGTCGTTACAGGACGTGCGAAAGGAGATCCGATTTTGTAAGAAGGTGAAGCTGCCAATCATCGGAGTGGTGGAGAACATGAGCGGTTTTGTCTGCCCTAAATGCAAG AACACATCACAGATCTTCCCTCCAACCACCGGTGGTGCTGAGCAAATGTGCGCAGATCTTAATTTGCCTCTGTTAGGAAAGGTACCTCTAGACCCGAGGATAGCGCGAAGCTGCGATGAGGGCAAATCTTTCCTGAGCGAAGTACCCGACTCGCCTGCTGCCGAAGTCTACCGGAGAATTGTGCAGA GCATCCAGGACTACTGTTCGAACCATGTGACGGAGCAGCAAAGCACCACCTGA